aaattttataatgtcCAAATGAGGTATGTAGGTGGTAAACCATTAAACATTTAAGTCATTACTCCATAAATTTTACATACTGATTACTCTTAGCTCACCTCTAAAAATCAGTCACTATAAACTgaagaacaatattttaaaaattagtaaattaaactccacacagaaataaaaaacaagaccatttttattattatttttataaaaatgtaaccCCATAAGACTACAGTTGACAGTAGACGTCTGCGCCCTAAAACGCGCACACAAATATGTACAGGGGAACATTGTCATGTAGAAATATCACTTGTACTTTTTCTACTAAAAGTTCTTTTGTCACGTCAGCATGAATGCCTCCACTTCTCCAATCTTCATttgaaatcaacaacaaaaatgtccCTCTTTCTCCAGTGCATAAAAAACCTTAGAGGATAACTTTTACCCCAGATTTAGTTTATCACAATCCTTCACAGCCCTGGGAAGTGGAAGAGGGTGGAGCCCCAGGACTCCCGGGGCAGTGGGTGACAGGGGGCTGTGTCCCGAGGTGACACCCAGTGCGGGGCTGCAGGGACCCAggtccccaggtccccaggaTCTCAGCTAGCAATGGGTCTGGGCTCTCAGATACGAATCGAGCTTTTTATTAAATGTgtgttttcctgattttctttgaagaaatgaacACAAAACTCCCTTGGAGGGAAATAACACCAGCTCTTCTGTTTTGGGGAGAGAAGAGTGTGGAGCCAGTTAAtctatttttcattgttttttgttttaccaaatcttactttaatttaaaatcaattcaTAGAATGTTGGAAGGTGTAGTGTTCAAGAAAAGAGCGAGTAGACAAATGGTGTTTTAAGTACAGATGTGCTCAGCCCTCCACTGAAGTGCTATTTAAAGAGGAACAACCCCTGAGTGGGCTGTTCCAGAAGGATGTGCTGCTTCAGAAACAAAGTTTATCTTCACATCATACTTTGTACTAAGTCTCTAGTGATAAAACATTTCAACTAAATAATTTAGTGATACTGTGTTTCGGacttaatattttttcctccagatGAGTTTCAAGGAGGCCAATTTCTCTGCCAAAATTGAAATCAACAATTTTTTGCTAACatattaaagtaaattttaaaaatcaaataacacTAATGGCTTACACTGCAGAACATGGTACCCTGGTAGACACCACTCAACCCACATCCTTGGACAGTTGATTCAATGCCTCTGCTCAGAGGCCCCCCTGCAGAATGAGCAGGTTAATGCAGGTAAAGGCTCAGAGGTTTTCTGGCCCTGGTGAGTCCGCACTGAATCTGAGCACCCTACCTCTGCCCTCCGCAGAGCACCTAACTACTCTCTCTGGCTCCCTAGGACCCACCTTCACATTTCCACGACTGGGTCTTTTTACATGTTCTTcacagctttatggagatataattcacaaaccatacaatttgtccattttaagtgtacaattcaataggTTTTAGTACATTTGCACCACAggtcaattttagaacatcttcatcACTTCTAGAAGAAACCGGAGGACTTTAGCTGTGACCTCCTGACCCCCTTTCCCTCGGCCCCAGTCAAACAATAATCGACTTTCCATCTCTTCAGATTCCCTGCTCTGGACACTTGGTGTGAATGGATCACACATATGTGGCCTTCTGTGCGTGCTTCTCTCACCGAGTGCCGTGGTGTCAGTGTTCATCCACCTAGAAGCTTTTTCAGTGTTTGGTCCTCTCTTATGGTTGAGCAGTGTTCTGCTATGGGGGCGGACATCACCTGCACCCTCTCACGCTCtgatggccatttgggttgtttctgcctcCTGGCTCTTGTGAatttgctgctgtgaacattggatgCCAGCCCTTGTGGGGACACGGCTTCCTTTCTCCTAGGACTGGAAATCCTGGGTCCTTGGTGACTTTGTGTTTAACCTTTGGAGGAACTGACAGGCATTTTGCAAAGTGGCAGCTGTTGCTGATCTTCCTGTGCCATCACATCAACATCACACCGTCATCATTAGGGTCAGTGAGCACATTCTCTGAGCTATAAATAGCACCAAATCCAACCAACTctgattaaaacagaaaatgtctttgCTCGTAATGCCCAGAAGTCTGCAGATAGTGTGTCTACCCTCCCAGATATCCTGAGAGCCAGGACTTTATCCCTCACAATATGGTCATTGTGATAAGAAAATGGCTGCCAGGGCACCAGACAACATGACCACCTCCAAAGACCAGGAGAACATGTATGGCCAGATGGCAAACTCCCTTTTCCTGTTCCTGGCACTTCCAAGAGACAGATACAGCTTTCCTAGGACCAGGAGTCTGTTTCCCGGTGGGATTCACTTTAGATAAAGGGGAAGAGGACAGCCCACAGGGGTCCCAGGGACATCAGCGGTTGGGGgcctctttccatttctctagcAGGACTCACAGgtgagaagtgggggtgggggtccctggGGGAAGTTGGATGAAGCCACCCCTATAAACAGATGGGGAAGAGACCCGTGGGAACATTCTCTGGCCAGGTTTGAGAAGAGACTGGTGCTCGCAGTCCAGGGCTGAAGCCAACACAGGAGACCTCCCACTGGGCCCCAGGATATTGGGGAGATGTCTCCATCCCTATTCATAAGTCAGAAAAGGCCAGTTCTGAAATTCCTAAATTTGATGAAGCTCAGTGACTTTCCGCTGTGACCATTTTCCTGGGTCATTCCAAATTCTTAGCAGAAGTCCATGGTTCTGaaacaaagaagaatattaaagaaagaaaataggaaaaataaaaaaaaaagtgaatctcAAGATAGGAATTTCCCAAGGAGAATTCTCTTGATTGCAGTCATAGAAAGGCATCTTGTTTACTCTTACAATAACCCTCTCAAACCCAGGGGACACTCAGGGTTTGAATGTCTAGAGATCTGTGGATCATAAAAGACAGGCAGAATTTCAGAAAGAAGAGATTTTGGATGATGAAGAGCTTGTGCTTCAATCCCAAGGTGGTATgtcacttcaaatatttttctactatttatttttcaggaGTGTAAACTGGAAAAGCTTTCCTAGCTGGGAATTTGAACACTCAATCAGGTATGAGAATGAAACAAGAGACAGGCAGGGGAGTTACCCATATTGTCTGTCTTCTTGCTAGAATTAAAGTTAAATGCCCAGGATTTAGAGCTGGTTTCCTATCTTATGATGGACTCCTCGCTGTGCTTGTGGATTAGGAAGGCTCTTTACTGCCtacatttttattgctgtatctCTAGATATTCTCCAGAGTAAATATGCATCTGTAACTATTCAGGATGCAGTGAAGTAAATCATCTAATACAGAAAGTCTGATtgctattttctttaaatgttaggGAAACAGGTTTTTTCCCctgctgaattttttaaatgattttgttttatggGTCAGAGAACCAAAAATGAGGTCTGGCATATGATTTGTATCTTAAACAAGAGTGATAAATTGTTAacaatatacaaaatagacatgGCTGTCAAAGAAACCTACTCTGAATTTCTAGAAGCCATCCTTTCACAGACATGTAATAAATGAAGACAATCTCTCAAATTTTTCTCAAGCTAGAAAGCCCAGAATCCCAAGGGATCCCCTGAAATGTTCCCTAGttaattcacttttttattcTAGTCACAtcaaatctttttcttctcctttcaggGATTTTCCAAACTttgaataatttcctttttataacaaATTCTACAGTGTCTGCATCTCTATTCAGGTTTGTTTATAGCTCTTATTAGTCTCTCACTTTCTATTTTCCTTAAGCAAAAACCCTTCAGGTGGTCTCTTACTAGGTCAGGAGGTAGCAGTGTGGTGGAGTACTTGGTTATGTACTCCCTGGGTTAGAGCTGAATTAGGACCATAAAAAGCAGGTCATATCATAATGTGGttcacagacagagaagatggtAGGCTGGAAACATGTACTGAATccctgggagaaagaaaaatattcatgataaatttattttaaaaagggactGCATAATAGTCCATCACCAACATGTAACCTTAATAATTTATAAGCTAATGATCCAAATACTGTACAATGGTTAGAGCTGAGACTATTTAACACAACAATGCTCTCCCTCAAACTACTGTTGTCTAGGTGGGAGCATCTCAGCTGGTGGACTCTGGTTCCCATTGGAGAGAGCTTTCcatatattattttgtcttttaagcGATGCTGAATCAAACAACAGTCACTGAATTTCTCCTCCTGGGAGTCACAGACATCCAAGTATTGCAGCCTTTTCTCTTTGCAGTTTTCCTTGCCATTTACTCTGTTACTGTGGCTGGGAATGGAGCCATCCTGATGATGGTTATTTCTGATCCAAGACTCCATTCTCCTATGTATTTCTTCCTGGGAAACCTGTCATGTCTGGATATCTGCTACTCCACGGTGACACTGCCAAAGATGCTGGAGAACTTCCTCTCTACACACAAAGCCATTTCTTTCTTGGGATGCATAAGCCAGCTTCATTTCTTCCACTTCCTGGGCAGCACGGAGGCCATGTTGTTGGCCGTGATGGCTTTTGACCGCTttgtggccatctgcaaaccactTCGTTACACTCTAATCATGAATCACCAGGTCTGTACCCAGATGGCTCTCACTGTCTGGATCATTGGCTTTTCCCACGCCCTGATGCACTCCATAATGACCTCTCGCTTGAACTTCCGTGCTTCCAACCAGATCCATCACTTCTTCTGTGATGTTAAGCCATTGCTGGAGTTGGCCTGTGGGAACACTGAGCTCAACCGGTGGCTGCTCAATACTGTCACAGGGACCTTGGGCATGGCCCCATTCTTTCTAATACTTCTGTCCTATTTCTACATTATTGTCTATCTTTTCTTCAAGACCCATTCTTGCAGCATGCTTCATAAAGCTCTGTCCACGTGTGCCTCCCACTTCACGGTGGTTGTTCTTTTCTATGTTCCTGTTGTCTTCACTTATATTCGTCCCGCCTCCAGTAGCTCCATGGACCAGGACCAGATCATTGCCATCATGTACAGTGTGGTCACTCCTGTACTAAATCCACTGATCTATACTTTGAGAAACAAGGAAGTAAAGGGAGCCTTGAGGAGGGTGATCAGAAGGAGTCTCTGACCTGAAGAAATCCAGAGAACTCTTCTGAGGCATAAATAAATAGGCTATAAGAAAGTTGAGAGGTGAAATTATATTGCTTCTCAAGTTGTTTactatttgtaaaacaaagaaaactgtatAAAGGAAAACCAAATGGGAAAGTCTAGTCTTGTTGTGTTAAACAATGCATTCCTACATAATGTAAGGGAAAGTTGAATAAATGGGACACTATCCATGGAATCTTAATGTTGAATTTTTTGGGGACATATCAGCTTACAAAACCAATTTgttatgtattcttttgtgttgTTGAATGAAATCACATATAGACACTTGCCAATATTACTCATATATTGTGTAGTTGGGTAGTACTTACACCTGTTTATCTGTGTGTTCCCTGTATATTAACATATTATACTGTGAGCAATAAAATGTTTATGCTGTTATTTTAAGGACCATGGCTACTCAACTGGAAAAGTAAATGTTAACTCACATATGACTTAAAGGAAATTTGTAAGCAATAtgtcatgatttctttttcttcaagcaGGGAGGCAAGTaagttattaaaacaaataattgcGAATACTAATTAACAGAGATACAGTAACCAATGGTTTACCTAGAGTTTTGTAAACTCTGACTCCAAAGATGTTTTATAACTCAATTGGATAGTCAAAGGTTACTGTAAAATACTATTAAAAGtcgaggcagaaaaaaaaaaggtcgaGGCAGATTGAAAAAAACATTTCAGGAATACCTTTCTAGCTCATTAGTATGTTATTTTCCCCTCAATTTGTGGTCCTGAAAAATTTTAAGCTTCAAAActcttcctatttatttattttgcttttctatttctataCGTTTTTACAGATTGTAATGTGATGCAATATGATGTAATAATACCAGTGAAATATGAGGAATTCATcaaattttgtcttgtttttcttacCTGTCACCAAACCTATACTAAGTGAAAGCCAATAAATCATAATTGCTGAAGTATTTTAGGAGCTAATAGGCAAGACTTACTATGTTCCTTATTTTGTAAGTTCCTAGAAGTGGCTGCTGGGCTGAAACAATGGTGGGTGCCAGCGTTTACAATTATTTACAGATACAGACAGATCAgactataaaagaatattttgagcTCATGGACAGACTGTTCAAATTTTTTATATTCACTTTGTAAACCCAAACAATTTGGTTCTAAGCttatcacatgctttttctgtcttctaacTTTATCTTCTTTGGTCCTTcaattctgattttgtttataaaagaatatatgtgtggaGAAGGCATCTTCTATCCTGAACTGTCACAGATCAGAATTTTTTATATAATCCACCCTGTGTGAAGGCTGTAAACTATAGAGGAACCCATAGGTTCTGGTTATCTCTTGCTGCATAACATACTATCACCCAAAACACAGAAGGTTAAACACTTAGTTAATTAAATCGCATTATTCTGTGGGTCAGAGATTCAGAAGAacacagcagggcagggctgaCTCTGTTTAATAGTGTCTCAGGCCTCAGCTGGGATGACTTCAACAGCTAGACGTGAATCAGCTGGGCGCTGACaaagtctgtttctctctctccagtttctccacatggCTATCACGTGCTTCTTCAGAAGACATGCTTCAGGCAGACTTTTTACATGGGGGCGAACAGACCAAGACAAAAGTTGCCAGTCATCTCACAGACAAACCCGAGGACCCAAGACACTTTCTGCCATCCAGAGTAACTGGGACTGctatatagtttaattttttgacCCTGGGAAGTCCTGactcctttaatttttctctaaattttgcATGAAAATAGATTGGTTTGTTTTTAGCTTATctcattcttctgtattttataatagTCAACTAAAAGAAGTCAGTTGTAACTTTCACCATTCTTTCTGATAATCTCATTTGCAAAATTCATGGGTTTAATCCATGAGTTTAACCCATTCTGTCTTCCATTTTACCATatggaaatctttttttgttttcaagccGATCGTTAGAGATAAATCCCTGCATAAATTAACTGAGGATGTCCTGGGGCTGTGAAGGAAGTAAAGAGATTAAACCCAAAGGAGTTGTAAGTATTAGCCACTATGGACTGGTAGAAGTAATCACAGAGTTGGATTTTGAGGATGCTTAATCAAGAGACTGGAacataaaactgaattaaaaaaaaaaaaaaagaatgcattaacTTGACTTAGGCAGAGATACCAGGGGATGGGGCAAACCTGATGCTAGTGTGGCTCTTAGAAGCCTAGAAAGAAGTCAGTGGCACATGCTAATCAATGATGAAATCCCTGCGTTGCTCTGGCagatcacagagaaagaaagaaagcaactcAAGGGAAGTGGGATATTGGAATGGACATATTATGTGAGGCCAGATAATCCACCATAATATTATGCTACATGGGAGAGTTTAGGGGAGATATGCCATTCAACAAGGCCATTAGGAATGTTCTGGTAGAGGAGTACCAGAAGTACTAAATTCAGTAATGATTTTAGACCAGGGCTGATGACTGGGGATGTAATCACAGAGCTGTACTGAGAGTAGAAATGAAGAGGAAGGGGCACTATCAAACAGACAGTAGGATTGAACCACCAGAATTCAGCAGCTTACGATGTCCATAACTAACAGTGAGAAGAGGGGTGGTCACAGAGGGCTGTGGAGATGGTTAATGTAATATTGTGTCCCTAGGGGAAAATTAGGCAGCAGTCAGTGAGGGTGCTGCTTGATATATGTCAGAACAAAAAAAGTGGAGGAGCAGGAGACTGAGAATGGTCTCCTTAATAAAATGGCACAATTCCCTGCCAGTTTATTGACCAAAGCCAATTTTCAGATGCAGAACACATTGCCTGAAAATGTCCCCCAGGAAGAATTGACAGTCACACTAtggcaaacatttactgaaaagatACCCCCATTAACTCCCCAAATGGAACTCTCTCCCTTTTGCAGATGACTGTtaactgagaaaagagaaagagaaaaattcctAGATATTTCAAGGACTATTGCACATACTGTCTGACTTGACATTAAAAGTGCTGTCACCAGAGCATCATCATTGCCCCCCTATTAGAGTGAGCATACAGAGGCCAGGTGATAAATAAAGTCATGCTTAGCCTGGCTTACAGTGGGGCACCTGTTAGTGCAGATGCATCCCAACTGTCATTCTCCAGCCACTAGAGGTACACTTGACATACTTAAAAGGTATTGTAGCTCTATCTCATGTCTTAGTCTGTGGGGAAAGCCAAGTGGAAGACTTTCAATCTGCTTCATCAGGCTAGGATATTACACTAAAACAATACCACATCTTGGGAAGGATAGCCAAGATTTGTGCCCCACACCCAGTTATCAAAAGACTGAAAGATCACTTGCAGAGATTAGCTGGATCCTGGATAATGACTACAGACTGTGCCAAACCCAACCAAGTACTAATCTTTCTCCCAGCTGTCATGCCAGACATGGTATTATGAATAGAGCAGATTAACAGGGTTTCAGGTGCATAGTATACCCGTACTGATTTGGCAAATGCATTCTTGTTTCCTGGGAGCACccaaagagtaaatgtttcaagacATCCAGAAAGATGTTGCAAGGTATCTTATGATCTACCCTCAAAAGTCCCAGAACAAGTCACTGTACCAGCAcgaatcaaagaagaaaagaacaccAAAGGGTATCAATTCTGGGAGGCATGTTTCACTGACCATCCATGTTTCAAGACTGGCTACCACACTGTTTTGAGACTCATTGTGACACTCCAATCTGAAgagttatgtttttctttctacctAGCAAAAATGTACATAATCATTCTAGGTGTCAGACATTAGGCTAAGTACTtcacacatattaactcatttaatcatcatcataatctttatctttattttatacatgcgTTAATAAAGGCACATGTACGTTACGTTTGCCCAAAGTTTTGAGACAGTGATTGGCAATGATGGATTACAAGTCCAAGCACTGTGGCTACagtctttttcttaaacattgtACTGTGCTTTCTCCACAGTTACCTCTTCAAATGTAACCCATTCTCCCTGTTATATTCTGCGTGACTTCCTTTTTATCTGATGTGGTgggaaattttctgttttccatattcTTTAACTTATTGTTCATATAATTAATCTACTTATTGTCTAGGTCTGCATTTCAATTTTTATCTCAG
The Camelus ferus isolate YT-003-E chromosome 20, BCGSAC_Cfer_1.0, whole genome shotgun sequence genome window above contains:
- the LOC102512042 gene encoding olfactory receptor 12D2 — encoded protein: MLNQTTVTEFLLLGVTDIQVLQPFLFAVFLAIYSVTVAGNGAILMMVISDPRLHSPMYFFLGNLSCLDICYSTVTLPKMLENFLSTHKAISFLGCISQLHFFHFLGSTEAMLLAVMAFDRFVAICKPLRYTLIMNHQVCTQMALTVWIIGFSHALMHSIMTSRLNFRASNQIHHFFCDVKPLLELACGNTELNRWLLNTVTGTLGMAPFFLILLSYFYIIVYLFFKTHSCSMLHKALSTCASHFTVVVLFYVPVVFTYIRPASSSSMDQDQIIAIMYSVVTPVLNPLIYTLRNKEVKGALRRVIRRSL